CAAGGGCGGCCATCTGCTGACCGGGACCGACGGACAGCTGTACGCCATCGACCACGGTGTCACCTTCCACGTGGACGACAAGCTCCGCACCCTGCTCTGGGGCTGGGCGGGCGAGCCGCTGCCCGAGGAGGCCCTGACCGTCCTGGAGCGGCTGGCCGGTGAACTCGCCGAAGGCACCCCGCTGTCCACCCGGTTGGCCGAACTGATCACACCCGCCGAGGCCGAGGCCGTACGCTCCCGGGTCCGGGAACTGCGCCGTACGGGCCGCCACCCGGAGCCGTCCGGCCAGTGGCCCGCGATCCCCTGGCCGCCGGTCTGACCCGCCACCCGGCCGGGGACCGTCCCGGCCGGTGAGCCCCGCCGGGCACGCACCGGCACCCCGATCGCGCAAGAGCGCCCAACCGGACAACAGCGCCGGTCCGGTTCGTATCCGGAAGCAACGTCCGGTTACGCTCATGACATGCATGCCTGGCCCGCTTCCGACGTCCCCGCCCTGCCCGGCAAGGGCCGCGACCTCCGGATTCACGACACCGCGACCGGTGGCCCCGTCACCCTCGATCCCGGTCCCGTCGCCCGCATCTACGTCTGCGGCATCACGCCGTACGACGCGACCCACCTCGGGCACGCGGCGACCTACAACGCGTTCGACCTCGTGCAGCGCGTCTGGCTCGACACGAAGCGGCAGGTCCACTACGTCCAGAACGTCACCGACATCGACGACCCGCTGCTGGAGCGGGCCGCGCGCGACGGCGAGGACTGGACCGGCCTCGCCGAACGCGAAACCGCCCTCTTCCGCGAGGACATGACGGCGCTGCGGATGCTCCCGCCGCGCCACTACATCGGCGCGGTCGAGGCCATACCGGGCATCGTGCCGCTCGTGGAGCGGCTGTGCGACAGCGGCGCCGCCTACGTCCTGGACGGCGACGTCTACTTCTCCGTCGACGCCGACCCGCACTTCGGCGAGGTCTCGCACCTCGACGCCGAGGCCATGCGGCTGCTCTCCGCCGAGCGCGGCGGCGACCCCGACCGCCCCGGCAAGAAGAACCCGCTCGACCCGATGCTCTGGATGGCGGCCCGCGAGGGCGAGCCGCACTGGGACGGCGCCGGCCTCGGCCCCGGCCGGCCTGGCTGGCACATCGAGTGCGTCGCCATCGCCCTCGACCACCTCGGCATGGGCTTCGACGTGCAGGGCGGCGGCAGCGATCTGGCCTTCCCGCACCACGAGATGGGCGCCTCGCACGCGCAGGCACTGACCGGCGAACACCCGTTCGCCAAGGCGTACGTGCACGCCGGGATGGTCGGGCTCGACGGCGAGAAGATGTCCAAGTCCAAGGGCAACCTGGTCTTCGTCTCGACGCTGCGCCGGGCCGGCGTGGACCCGGCCGCGATCCGCCTCGCGCTGCTCGCGCACCACTACCGCGCCGACTGGGAGTGGACGGACCAGGTGCTCGACACGGCCGTCGGACGCCTCGCGCGCTGGCGCGCCGCCGTGTCCCGGCCGGACGGCCCCCCGGCGGAGGCGCTGGTGGAGGAGGTACGCGAGGCCCTGTCGAACGATCTGGACGCCCCGGCCGCCCTGGCGGCGGTCGACCGCTGGGCCGCGCTCCAGGACACCACGGGCGGTACGGACGAGGGGGCACCCGGAGTGGTGTCCCGAACGGTGGACGCGCTGCTGGGCGTCGCGCTGTAGGACGGTGCGACGGGGAGGACCCCGGTGGGTTCCTCGTCTTGTCCGCACGAGCGCGGGACGCCGGGTGGGCCGTGTATACGGCCTGCCCGGCGTTCTCGCGTACGCGCGGCGATCTGATTGCGGCCCGGAGGCGGGGCGGGGCGCAGGACGGTACGTCGGACGGCCTGGCACCGGCCGGGTACTGGGCCGACGGCCCCCGCCCCGTAGGACCAGGCCCTCTGCCCCCTACGCGCGGCGACTTGTGGTGACCCGGTGCCCCGGCTCGATGGGCTTTCGCCGGCTGAGCGGGGCGTAGGACGGCCCGGCACCGGCCGGGGGCGGGGGTATGGGGCCGCGCCCGGTGGGTATCCGCGAGCGGGCCGGGGGGCTTGGGCCCGGAGCGCCCGGTCCGGCGCCTCGCCGGCCGGGCGGAGCCGCCCCGTACGGCCGGGTCATGTACCGCCCCGGGCGGGCGTGGGCGGTACGTCGGACGTCCTGGCACTGGCCGGGGGCTTGGGCCCGGAGCGCCCGGTCCGGCGCCTCGCCGGCCGGGCGGAGCCGCCCCCGTACAGGAGCCGGGCCCGCCCGCCATGCCGTACGGGGAGGCACCGCCGCACGTGACCGTGGCATCAGCCGCTCAGCGGCGGGCCGGCCCGGACCGTCCGGGAGGAACCGCCGAAGCGGACCCGCCGAGGCCGGAGCCCCGCCGGGCACGCCCTCAGCGACGGGCATGCCGCTCCGTGGGTCCCCGCCGTGCGGCACCCGCCGGGCAGGCCCGCCGCCGAGGGCCATGTCTGCGCCCCGGACAGCCCCCGTGCGCCCCGTCCGACCGTTCCCAGCCGGCGGCCGGACCGGAGCCCCGGCACCTGACCGGACCTCGCCGAGCTATCAGGTACGCGCACGTACCTCCGGTGCGCGGGCCCCGTTCCCGCCGGACCGGAGCCCCGGCACCTGACCGGATCTCGCCGAGCTATCAGGTACGCGCACGTACCTCCGGTGCGCGGGCCCCGTTCCCGCCGGACCGGAGCCCCGGCACCTGACCGGATCTCGCCGAGCTGTCAGGTACGCGCACGTACCTCCGGTGCGCGGGCCCCGTTCCCGCCGGACCGGAGCCCCGGCACCTGACCGGATCTCGCCGAGCTGTCAGGTACGCGCACGTACCTCCGGTGCGCGGGCCCCGTTCCCGCCGGACCGGAGCCCCGGCACCTGACCGGATCTCGCCGAGCTGTCAGGTACGCGCACGTACCTCCGGTGCGCGGGCCCCGTTCCCGCCGGACCGGAGCCCCGGCACCTGACCGGATCTCGCCGAGCTGTCAGGTACGCGCACGTACCTCCGGTGCGCGGGCCACCCG
Above is a window of Streptomyces sp. NBC_01498 DNA encoding:
- the mshC gene encoding cysteine--1-D-myo-inosityl 2-amino-2-deoxy-alpha-D-glucopyranoside ligase translates to MHAWPASDVPALPGKGRDLRIHDTATGGPVTLDPGPVARIYVCGITPYDATHLGHAATYNAFDLVQRVWLDTKRQVHYVQNVTDIDDPLLERAARDGEDWTGLAERETALFREDMTALRMLPPRHYIGAVEAIPGIVPLVERLCDSGAAYVLDGDVYFSVDADPHFGEVSHLDAEAMRLLSAERGGDPDRPGKKNPLDPMLWMAAREGEPHWDGAGLGPGRPGWHIECVAIALDHLGMGFDVQGGGSDLAFPHHEMGASHAQALTGEHPFAKAYVHAGMVGLDGEKMSKSKGNLVFVSTLRRAGVDPAAIRLALLAHHYRADWEWTDQVLDTAVGRLARWRAAVSRPDGPPAEALVEEVREALSNDLDAPAALAAVDRWAALQDTTGGTDEGAPGVVSRTVDALLGVAL